Proteins encoded within one genomic window of Ranitomeya variabilis isolate aRanVar5 chromosome 4, aRanVar5.hap1, whole genome shotgun sequence:
- the ERFL gene encoding ETS domain-containing transcription factor ERF-like, whose product MDCSCVSDILLTPSMPALWTPGFAFPDWAYKPESSPGSRQIQLWHFILELLQKEEYHDVIAWQGDYGEFVIKDPDEVARLWGIRKCKPHMNYDKLSRALRYYYNKRILHKTKGKRFTYKFNFSKVVLVNYPLLDMANSSLLLGQNPFPGAHSHDPFTPEALQSLFSPTGRPPLLDRPLSTPETEKLRLEAAFPFLGSGSAYTKPPAILPPYNRNTPFPDYTWGFNPYLSGTFPLTGSKLPTSLYPPQFYPSSLSQLAPPVSLLPGESLDRSTNLLPGIPQRLCATLNSHPMPLRVSGELGSTGAVRRDRVEQPEGKPEPESDSDLEITDVSDCSSEADGCGYSPPCPGSSIRRSRTEVEPPKTATTKTSQEKSAAPLS is encoded by the exons GGTTTGCCTTTCCTGACTGGGCCTATAAGCCGGAGTCCAGCCCGGGCTCCAGACAGATCCAGCTCTGGCACTTTATTCTGGAGCTTCTTCAGAAAGAGGAATATCATGATGTCATCGCCTGGCAAGGAGACTATGGAGAATTTGTCATCAAGGACCCCGATGAGGTGGCGCGGTTATGGGGTATCCGCAAATGTAAACCTCATATGAACTATGATAAGCTGAGCCGAGCACTCAG ATATTATTACAACAAGAGAATTCTACACAAGACCAAGGGCAAGAGATTCACCTACAAGTTCAACTTCAGTAAAGTTGTGCTCGTCAACTACCCTCTACTGGACATGGCCAACTCGTCCCTCCTCCTGGGGCAGAACCCCTTCCCTGGGGCCCATTCACACGACCCCTTCACTCCCGAG GCTTTGCAGTCTCTCTTCTCGCCCACTGGTCGGCCTCCATTATTGGATCGCCCTCTTTCTACTCCCGAGACAGAGAAGCTTCGTCTTGAAGCCGCTTTTCCTTTCCTGGGATCAG GTTCTGCTTACACCAAGCCTCCGGCAATACTTCCCCCTTACAACCGAAACACCCCATTTCCTGATTACACCTGGGGGTTTAACCCATACCTTTCTGGTACTTTCCCTCTAACCGGCTCAAAGTTGCCCACCTCCCTGTATCCACCACAGTTTTATCCAAGTTCACTCTCCCAGCTTGCCCCTCCTGTCTCCCTGCTCCCAGGGGAGTCACTGGACAGGTCTACCAACCTCTTACCGGGGATACCACAAAGGTTGTGTGCAACCCTTAATTCTCACCCAATGCCCCTGAGAGTGAGCGGAGAATTAGGCAGCACAGGGGCGGTGAGAAGAGACAGAGTCGAGCAGCCAGAAGGGAAACCAGAGCCAGAATCTGACTCCGACCTGGAAATAACAGATGTGAGCGACTGCAGCTCTGAGGCGGACGGCTGTGGCTATAGTCCACCATGCCCAGGATCTTCCATCAGAAGGAGCCGAACAGAAGTCGAACCACCAAAAACGGCGACCACAAAAACTTCTCAAGAAAAATCAGCTGCTCCCCTCAGCTAG